The sequence AGATTTATTAATTCACAGATTTGTTAATCTTACGTTCTGAGTCTAGTTTCTCCTTCAGTTTTGGATTCTGCATTGCCTGAATTTCCTCCAGGGACCTTCCTTTAGTTTCCGGCATAATCCAAAATGTGATCACAGATCCCAAAAGTGCTGTtgttgcaaaaaagaaaaaagtcgtgTAGATACCAGCAGCGTTGCTTAAAACACTGTAACCTGCTGTAGTCGCAAAGGCGAAGCATGATCCCATAACCATCCCACAGGCGACTGCGCTTCCTTTCACATTCATAGGAAAAAGTTCGCCCTGAACTATATAGGGAACCGTACCTAGTCCAAACTGATACACTATTTGAAAACAAACCAAAGCTACAAGTGGCACAAAACTGATAGATGAGACATCAGCCTCAAGGTACAATTCCATAAAGAAAAAAAGACTAACGCTGCCTAAGCAAAGAGAGGCTAACAGTCCAGTAGACAAAAATAGTGTTCTTCTATTAAACCTTTCTATAATTACGTGGGTTGCAAAACATGCCAGTAACGAAATTCCATTAACAATTATTACTTGAACTCCTGGATTTATAGAGAGATTACTTTTGGCGAAAATCTCCTGAGCATATGCCAAGATTGCTACTATTCCTGATAACAGTTGTGTCATCtttaggaaaaatatgatcaaCAACCCTCTACGGTTATGGCTTTTGTTTATCAACTCCCTGAAATTGGACGTTTTCAGTTTTTTCTCTTCTTCTATAGCCAATCTCATTTCATCGATTTCTGAAGTCAATTGATTTGGGTCACAAATTCCTCTCAACTTCATCAAACATTTCATTGAATCTTCATTTCGACCTTTCATTAGGTAATAATAAGGTGTTTCTGGTAAGAAGGGAAACATGAGAAGAAAAAGTATTGGTAATGTCGCGGATGCAAAGTTCAAAACATTGTAAGATGTGTAGGTTGCAACTATTGTAAAGACGAAAATACCAGTTATCATTGACATGTGCATCATGTTAATTAGAATACCTCTGATGCTCTTTTCCGAAATCTCAGTCAGATAAATCACCAGGGAATTAA is a genomic window of Belonocnema kinseyi isolate 2016_QV_RU_SX_M_011 chromosome 8, B_treatae_v1, whole genome shotgun sequence containing:
- the LOC117179056 gene encoding facilitated trehalose transporter Tret1-like, whose translation is MKITNWIFRINSYNINEELKISEQENDLKRVKDEGSRFLQYTAGICACISMAAWGSFIAWPSPAIPHLTSNSSAFPVTKEQGSLIISLYNLGDLFGGLINPLFIDRIGRKYTLLLFSLPGLVGWILIIFANNCVYLYIARFIAGVGQGSTFNSLVIYLTEISEKSIRGILINMMHMSMITGIFVFTIVATYTSYNVLNFASATLPILFLLMFPFLPETPYYYLMKGRNEDSMKCLMKLRGICDPNQLTSEIDEMRLAIEEEKKLKTSNFRELINKSHNRRGLLIIFFLKMTQLLSGIVAILAYAQEIFAKSNLSINPGVQVIIVNGISLLACFATHVIIERFNRRTLFLSTGLLASLCLGSVSLFFFMELYLEADVSSISFVPLVALVCFQIVYQFGLGTVPYIVQGELFPMNVKGSAVACGMVMGSCFAFATTAGYSVLSNAAGIYTTFFFFATTALLGSVITFWIMPETKGRSLEEIQAMQNPKLKEKLDSERKINKSVN